The proteins below are encoded in one region of Juglans microcarpa x Juglans regia isolate MS1-56 chromosome 4D, Jm3101_v1.0, whole genome shotgun sequence:
- the LOC121259814 gene encoding uncharacterized protein LOC121259814, whose protein sequence is MGDNNRLEDRPGIFVVGSSNVGKRTLLSRLMSVDFDDACDSSSEVVVHGWIIHTKYYTAEVSVCMAHLHDGFSIGTLPMFDRLAALVMVFDMSDLSSFVALQDWVACTDIQNFEILLCIGNKVDLLSGHPAHAEYRRHLQNLGDFANSDAEFTEYGISESEGSGLLGNEEPSWEIRRSCLEWCSEHNIEFIEACASNADFDKCLSVDGDSQGVDRLYGALSAYMWPGMILKSGNQICKPSLPGKEELSSGESDYEFEYEILSAGSAEPWDDTDKGWVSANGITSFPDRVSCVAQNGSVMEHDRENVPGSDEEKLQPSTSMAPLQDENDLGVIADASEKATEPDEGTHFDFEDLEQLMSEVGNMRDSLRLMPDFQRREMAAKLAMKMASMFGDGSDDDDDHA, encoded by the exons ATGGGTGACAACAATAGACTGGAGGATAGGCCGGGTATTTTCGTAGTCGGATCCTCCAACGTTGGCAAACGGACCCTCCTCTCCC GATTAATGTCTGTGGATTTTGATGATGCTTGTGATTCATCGTCTGAAGTAGTTGTCCATGG ctGGATCATCCACACAAAGTACTACACGGCTGAGGTTTCTGTATGTATGGCTCATCTCCATGATGGGTTCTCTATTGGGACACTGCCAATGTTCGACCGGTTGGCTGCCTTGGTGATGGTTTTTGATATGAGTGAT CTGTCGTCATTTGTTGCACTTCAGGATTGGGTAGCTTGCACTGATATTCAGAATTTTGAGATATTATTATGCATTGGTAACAAGGTGGATCTCCTTTCGGGCCATCCAGCTCATGCTGAATACAGAAGGCATTTACAGAATCTTGGGGACTTCGCCAATTCTGATGCAGAGTTTACCGAATATGGGATTTCTGAATCTGAAGGAAGTGGCTTGTTGGGGAATGAAGAACCGTCATGGGAGATTAGACGGTCATGTCTGGAATGGTGCAGTGAACACAACATTGAATTCATTGAAGCTTGTGCTTCCAATGCTGATTTTGACAAAT GTTTATCGGTTGATGGTGATTCACAAGGCGTTGACCGTCTCTATGGTGCTCTTTCTGCTTATATGTGGCCTGGGATGATCTTGAAATCTGGCAATCAGATATGTAAACCATCATTGCCTGGAAAAGAAG AGTTGTCATCAGGAGAATCTGATtatgaatttgaatatgaaatccTGTCTGCGGGTTCAGCTGAACCTTGGGATGACACGGATAAAGGATGGGTTTCTGCAAATGGTATTACCTCATTTCCAGATAGGGTGAGTTGTGTTGCTCAGAATGGATCTGTCATGGAACATGATCGGGAGAATGTACCTGGATCTGATGAAGAAAAGCTGCAGCCTTCAACATCAATGGCTCCGTTGCAGGATGAGAATGACCTCGGTGTGATAGCCGATGCATCTGAGAAAGCCACAGAGCCAGATGAGGGCACGCATTTTGACTTTGAGGATTTGGAACAGTTGATGTCTGAGGTTGGGAACATGCGTGACAGTTTGAGATTGATGCCAGATTTTCAGAGGAGGGAAATGGCAGCAAAACTAGCCATGAAAATGGCTTCCATGTTTGGGGATGGCAGTGATGATGACGATGACCACGCCTGA